One Panulirus ornatus isolate Po-2019 chromosome 62, ASM3632096v1, whole genome shotgun sequence DNA window includes the following coding sequences:
- the LOC139745709 gene encoding uncharacterized protein isoform X1, with the protein MEKPYECSQCQKTFSWKHSLVQHMVFHTGKKPYECSHCLKTFSQKCHLVQHMTVHTGEKPYECSQCQKTFSQKSALVRHMTIHTGEKPHECLQCLKTFSQKYALVQHMIVHTGEKKYKCTHCQKAFSKEGNLMQHMSVHTGEKPYECSQCQKSFSQKSTLVRHMTVHTGEKPHECLQCQKTFSQKDALIQHMNVHTGEKPYRCTQCQKAFSKKSNLMRHMPIHLKEKLFECLDCQKTFFKRFYLMKHMISHTEEKLQKCLQCQKTLSTKRALVRHMSVHTGEKPYECSHCLKTFSQKSYLVQHMIVHNGEKPYKCLQCQKNFSRESTLMDHMTLHTGQKPYECSQCLKTFSLKRTLVQHMTVHTGEKPYGCSQCQKTFSRKHRLLQHITIHSGEKPHECSQCLKTFSRKCILVKHMTVHTVEKPHKCSDCQKSFSRRTTLAQHMIVHTGEKPFQCSHCQKTFSRKGNLVEHMICHTGKKPFECSQCQKTFSRKGTLVEHMTVHAREEPHKCSQSIKTFSESSDLMENIIVHFGEKSYE; encoded by the coding sequence ATggaaaagccatatgaatgttcacagtgccaaaagactttTTCATGGAAGCACAGTTTAGTGCAGCACATGGTTTTTCATACAGgaaagaagccatatgaatgttcacattgcctaAAGACCTTTTCACAAAAGTGTCATTTGGTGCAGCATATGACagttcatactggagagaagccatatgaatgttcacagtgccaaaagaccttctcacaAAAGAGTGCATTAGTGCGgcacatgactattcatacaggagagaagccacatgaatgtttACAGTGCCTAAAGACCTTCTCACAGAAATATGCTCTGGTACAACATATGATTGTtcatactggagaaaaaaaatataaatgcacTCACTGCCAAAAGGCCTTCTCCAAGGAGGGTAATTTGATGCAACATATGTctgttcatactggagagaagccatatgaatgttcacagtgtcaaAAGAGCTTCTCACAAAAGAGTACCTTGGTgcggcacatgactgttcatacggGAGAGAAACCACATGAATGtttacagtgccaaaagaccttctcacaGAAAGATGCTTTGATAcagcacatgaatgttcatactggagagaaaccatatcGTTGTACACAATGCCAGAAGGCCTTCTCTAAAAAGAGTAATTTAATGCGGCACATGCCTATTCATCTAAAGGAAAAACTATTTGAATGTTTGGATTGCCAAAAGACTTTTTTCAAGAGATTTTATTTAATGAAGCACATGATTAGTCATACAGAGGAGAAGCTACAAAAATGTTTACAATGCCAAAAGACCCTCTCAACAAAGAGGGCTTTAGTTCGGCATATGAGTGTTCATacgggagagaagccatatgaatgttcacattgcctaAAGACCTTCTCGCAAAAGAGttatttagtgcagcacatgattgttcataatggagagaagccatataaatGTTTACAATGCCAAAAGAATTTCTCCCGTGAAAGTACTTTAATGGACCATATGACACTTCATACAGGacagaaaccatatgaatgttcacagtgcttAAAAACCTTCTCACTTAAAAGaactttagtgcagcacatgactgttcatactggtgagaagccatatgGATGTTctcagtgccaaaagaccttttccCGAAAGCATCGTTTATTGCAGCATATAACTATTCATAGTGGAGAGAAGCctcatgaatgttcacagtgtctTAAGACCTTTTCCCGGAAGTGTATTTTAGTtaagcacatgactgttcatacagtgGAGAAGCCACATAAATGTTCAGATTGCCAAAAGTCCTTCTCTCGAAGGACTACTTTAGCGCAGCACATGATTGtacatactggagagaagccatttCAGTGTTCGcactgccaaaagaccttctccaggAAGGGTAATTTAGTGGAACACATGATTTGTCATACAGGAAAGAAGCCATTtgaatgttcacaatgccaaaagaccttctccaggAAGGGTACTTTAGTggagcacatgactgttcatgcAAGAGAGGAGCCTCACAAATGTTCACAGAGCATAAAGACTTTCTCAGAAAGTAGtgatttaatggagaatattattgTTCATTTTGGAGAAAAGTCATATGAATGA